From a region of the Alnus glutinosa chromosome 1, dhAlnGlut1.1, whole genome shotgun sequence genome:
- the LOC133876565 gene encoding multicopper oxidase LPR2-like has protein sequence MEGGGVLLHLRLFCFALLGGGLLSTSLAQPSLLNSSTLEMFVDQLPHLPKIFAYDVVSGVPKSKSLEIGMFNKKWKFHRDLPPTPVYAYGVSEDTATVPGPTIEALHGIDTYVTWQNHLPQNHILPLDTTITTAIPANGKGIPTVVHLHGGIDEPASDGHLNSWFTAGFKEKGPTWAKETYHYHNQQHPGNLWYHDHAVGLTRTNVLAGLAGAYIIRHPELEAPLGLPSGDEFDRLLIVFDRSFRTDGSVYVNSTGDNPSIHPHWRAEYFGDAIIVNGKAWPRLTVRRRKYRFRILNASNTRFLRFFFTNGLGFTHVSSDSAYLNQPVVSNEFLLGPSEIADVVVDFSNSKNDVAILANDAPYPYPGGNPVNEANSKVMKFIIVNRPEVDTWKIPKKLMDYPGPDVSSALQTRYIAMYEYTSANGQPTHLYLNGKSFTSPVTETPKVGTPEVWYVINLTQDNHPLHIHLGLFVAMDQTELVNVDEFKNCMMRLNDAIKCQISKYARGKKIEVPAYEKGWKNVFKIRPGFVTKILVRFSYIHSNASYPFDATVEPGYLYHCHILEHEDNEMMRPLKLVN, from the exons ATGGAGGGAGGAGGAGTACTTTTGCATCTTCGtctcttttgttttgctttattAGGAGGAGGACTCCTCAGCACCTCATTGGCCCAACCCAGCCTGCTAAATTCATCCACGTTGGAAATGTTCGTGGATCAGCTTCCTCATCTGCCCAAAATCTTTGCCTACGATGTTGTGTCTGGTGTTCCCAAATCCAAGTCACTGGAGATTGGCATGTTCAACAAGAAATGG AAATTCCACCGAGATCTCCCTCCAACACCCGTGTACGCTTACGGTGTATCTGAGGACACCGCAACAGTTCCTGGTCCAACAATCGAGGCCCTGCACGGAATCGACACCTACGTGACGTGGCAAAATCACCTCCCTCAAAACCACATACTGCCGTTGGACACGACCATCACAACTGCCATACCAGCCAATGGGAAGGGCATCCCTACTGTGGTCCATCTTCACGGTGGGATCGATGAGCCCGCGAGCGATGGACACTTGAACTCATGGTTCACCGCTGGATTCAAAGAAAAGGGACCCACTTGGGCCAAAGAAACATATCACTACCACAACCAACAACACCCTGGAAACCTGTGGTACCACGATCATGCCGTGGGGTTGACTAGAACGAACGTCCTAGCTGGCTTGGCTGGGGCCTACATAATCCGTCACCCAGAATTGGAGGCCCCACTTGGACTTCCTAGCGGCGACGAATTTGATCGATTGTTGATCGTATTTGATCGTAGCTTTCGTACTGATGGTTCGGTATACGTGAATTCCACAGGGGATAACCCTTCCATACACCCCCATTGGCGGGCAGAATATTTTGGTGATGCTATCATAGTGAACGGCAAGGCCTGGCCACGTTTGACAGTACGACGTCGTAAGTACCGGTTCCGTATCCTAAATGCCAGCAATACTAGGTTCCTTCGGTTCTTCTTCACCAACGGTCTGGGGTTCACCCACGTGTCATCTGATTCGGCTTATCTTAACCAACCGGTGGTGAGCAATGAGTTTTTACTGGGCCCGTCTGAGATTGCCGACGTGGTTGTTGACTTTTCGAACTCAAAGAATGATGTTGCTATCCTAGCAAATGATGCACCATATCCCTACCCAGGTGGGAACCCGGTCAACGAAGCCAATAGCAAGGTCATGAAGTTTATCATCGTGAATCGtcctgaggttgacacgtggaaAATTCCCAAGAAGTTGATGGATTACCCAGGTCCTGATGTATCCAGTGCATTGCAAACCAGATACATAGCTATGTACGAGTACACGAGCGCCAATGGCCAGCCCACTCATCTATATTTGAATGGAAAATCATTCACATCACCGGTGACTGAGACCCCAAAAGTGGGGACCCCCGAAGTGTGGTACGTGATCAATCTGACGCAGGATAATCACCCCTTACACATTCATTTGGGGCTTTTTGTGGCAATGGATCAGACTGAGCTGGTGAATGTGGACGAGTTTAAAAACTGCATGATGAGACTGAACGATGCGATCAAGTGCCAAATAAGCAAGTATGCGCGTGGCAAAAAGATAGAGGTGCCGGCATACGAGAAGGGGTGGAAGAACGTGTTCAAGATAAGACCTGGATTTGTGACAAAGATTTTAGTTAGATTTTCTTACATACATTCTAATGCATCGTATCCGTTTGATGCAACCGTGGAGCCAGGCTACTTGTACCATTGCCat aTCTTGGAGCATGAAGACAACGAGATGATGAGGCCCTTAAAGTTGGTCAATTAA